The genomic window CATCGATGCCAACGGTATCTTGAACGTGTCTGCGGAGGACAAGACGGCGGGGGTGAAGAACAAGATCACCATCAGCAACGACAAAGGAAGGCTGAGCAAAGAGGAGATTGAAAGAATGGTGCAGGAGGCAGAGAAGTACAAAGCAGAGGATGAACAGGTCAAGAAGAAAGTGGACGCCAAGAACTCACTGGAGAATTATGCTTACAGCATGAGGAACACCATCAAGGATGACAATGTTGGTGCCAAACTTGATCCTTCTGACAAGCAGAGGATCGAGAAGGCCATTGATGACACCATCCAATGGTTGGACGGGAACCAGTTGGCGGAAGTAGATGAGTTTGAGGACAAGCTCAAGGAGCTTGAGGCTTTATGCAACCCTGTCATTTCCAAGATGTATCAAGGTGGTGGTACTGCTGCTCCATCCTCTGCCGATGCTGCCCATGACAACTCCGCTGGTGGACCTAAGATTGAAGAGGTTGATTGAGCGAGCTTCAACCTTCAATTTTTATAAGCCTTCTTTTATCGCGCTAGACACTGCCCTTTGTCTTTTTTTTCCTCCGGTGTGCGCTGAATGTAAACTATGAATGAATAATGGTGAGGTACGGTAGTATCCTAATAGAGAAAGTCATATTCAAGtgttgttttcttttttcctAAATAAGCACATGATTTTTCTTACAACAATATAGTGACAGAGACAAGTGTGAATAAATCAATAATTGGCATTTGCGGGGAATTAAAAGGCAAAACACTGCAGGAAGTTGTCTGCAGAATGAGGCAGATATTGTATGAATCAAGCCTCACAATATTATACATTGATTGGATCAGAGCACAATATATATGCAGCCGCTAATATGATTGTATATTTTTGTTGATGAAAAAACAGAGATGGACAATAAGGGTGCCCAAACTTTGCAATAACAAATTCAAATGTAGGAACAGCAGGTTGTTAACTTACTTTCGTGGTGCTCCCCACTTAATTATTAGTTTGGTGTAGCCATGATTTTGCACACAaaaataaataagctcaaaagatTTGTCTGGAATACTTTCGTGTCCATGCAACCAtgcatatatatatgtgtgtgtgcgcGCATGTTTTTTTATTTCTTGGCAAAGGAATAAGGATTCGGTCGCCCTCTCTAAGACAAGGCTATCAACGACCTTTTCCAAAAATAATTATGATTTGACACCCTCGTTTTTTATCTGAAGTTgtaaaagtttaatttttttttaacccAATCCTAGTTCTCACTCTCCCAAATTGCAGACAGAACAACCTACAAGCTTCTCCTCAAGCAATcttctaataaaaaaaaactcGTGCATGGTAAAGAAGTCACTGGTCCCCATTTTCTTCTCCATCTTCCACTCCCTAACCCTTTGTGCTCCTAATTCCAAAGACAATTAAATTCATTCCATCCGTCTAGTGTTGTGTTCTATACCATTCAATTTTGGAACCATATTGTTCTCTCAGTTTGGAACTTTATTGTTCACCTCCGCCCTTTCACCTTGGCCCAGTCAAGTCAATATCAACACGTGTTAGGTGCGGTGGCCCCAATTGTTTTTTCCTTCTTCACGCCCTCTTAGCCTNNNNNNNNNNNNNNNNNNNcttgttttttttttttttttaaattttctgtgGTACAGATTGGTGGTAATGTAGTGTTATAATTTTGCTAAAAAACACAAATGAATATGATCTCAATTTTTATTTGGGTGTGGAATATACAGTGATGCGTCAACGAATATACCTAAAATAACAGTTTTAGTGGATAACAAACAGATAAACATACTAACGTAATAAGGGCAAAATATTGATCCTTGGTTAACGGTGAACCAGTATTTTGTTGGTGAAGCACGTGATCAACATAAAATTGAAACAGGAGCGAGAGTTCAACTCTGTTTGTCTGAGTCGTCGCTCTAACGACAATGCAAGATTCCACGTCATGCCACAATAGCCTCTGACCCAATGGATAAGAGCTCGAATCGCCTACATTGACCTCTCACGtttcttttctatttataccTTCCGCTTCCAGATCCCATTTTGGATTTGTAGCGCCTTTCATTTTATCTAATATCACCTTCGAGTTCTCAACGAGGAAACCCACTATTTTAGGATTTAATCTCAATTCTCAAGTCTCAAAATTCCCGTGTCTTAAGGATTTCTGATTGATTATGGCTGTTGCTGGGGTTATTGGTGGTAATTCATGGTCATGGATGCAATTAGGATTTcaagaaagaaaacagaaaagactTGAGATTTGttgctcctcttcttcttcttctttgacgGATTGTTATAAGACCTTAAGAGTCCAACCCGGTGCGTCTCAATCCGAGGTTAAGAAGGCTTTTAGACAGCTTGCACTGCAGGTTTCATCCCCGGTctccttaattaattaattaatatttaaaacgtTTGATAATCCTTAATTAATTCATATATTTGGTCTTTTGTTGTGTTTCAGTACCATCCAGATGTATGCAGAGGGAGCAAATGCGGGGTGCAGTTTCACCAAATCAACCAGGCTTATGATGTGAGTTATCTTGCTGAGCTTATTGCTTTTGTAATGCATGAATTTAATATTGATAATGCTTATGACGGTGATGCTAAGTCAAAATATGACCTCTTTGGTATGATTGATTTGAATAAAAATGCTGAGATTGGAATTGCTAATTGCCATAACTTTCGTAGGCCACATAGGTTGTAGCAGAATTTCGGATCTAATTGGGGTTTCCATGTGACTTATGTGGAATGCAGGTTGTAATGTCCAATTTGAGAGGAGAATCCAAtgaaatggaaatggaaatgCATGAAGCATGCGAAGATGATGCAGGCATCGATGAAGCAATGAGGGGAATGAATGATCCAGATTGGGACCTGTGGGAAGAGTGGATGGGATGGGAAGGAGCAGGAATTCGTGATTATTCATCTCACATTAATCCTTACATTTGAAATTGCTTTgtaatttctctctctttttttttaaagtttaatttCAATTATGTATTTAGTTAAATGCTAAGGGCCTTCTTCCGCCTTCAAAAGTGGTTGGGGTTTGTGTAGATAGAGAGAGTGTAGAGCTCAAGTGGGTTAAAGGTAGTCTTGACCTCTGCATAATTTAAGCCTATGTTAACAAAACCAATCAaacttgaaaaagaattaaaacttAAAAAGCTTCATCACCCAATTGCAGTTTGATCATACTGCGTGTGATCTATATTATTATCTTTTTGTAAATAAATTCAACAAGATTAAGCAATTGCCTCCTTGCCATTAATTTTAGGCGATTCTTGTGATACTTCATTCAGCAATGTCTGTATTTCAATTCAACTTCGAATGTTGCTAAGAAAAGCCAGTTACTGAAATGGAGCTAGAGCTAAACGTTGTGTATGAAATAAtaattatgtttttttatttttaaactttcATATTCACCGAGAAGAAAGAAAGGCTAAGAACCACTGGCCAACCCAAAGTCAACCTCATGCTCGGGTGctcaagaaattaaaaaaaataattagtttgATGGTTTGGTACTAGATGGCGTTTCACAGTTAATGACTCTCAGGTATGAGTCTTCAACATCATCACCTCCCTCTCCTCTTCCCATAAGTTTTGGGCCCGGCAACCTGAGATACTCCTTTGCTGCATCTTCGACTCCTTCACCACCCTTCTCACCACCATTTTCCATTCATAATTCAGCCGAGAACATAAGGCATCAGTATTTTCATTGGATTGCCAGCATCCTCAAGTATTGGAATACAAGAGCATACGCTTCAAGGACTTGTAATTAGTCCTCTTCTCTTTTCATACACATTACTTTCATGCAAGTACATTTCGCATTAGCAATAGTTATAGACTTATAGCAACATAAAATTTGATTGTGCATGCTAATAAAAGAATACAAGCATATACTGAAGATGAAGATATCACTCACCACATCTTCTTCCTCTAAATAAGAGCAGGTTGGAATGGTTTTTACAAAAATGCTCTTTGTTTCATTCATGATTCCTGAGAGCTGAGGCATTTTAGCTGTAGTCCCTTAAATACCTATCATTGCTTGAACATATGTACTGATTACTGAATGAATCCATGGTCATTTGACGTTTTAGCACTTCCTTGTGTTCAAAGTTGTGGTTAAACATCACATGAAGTTCAAAATTCAGTTCTGTTTCTTAGTGGAAGATCTCCATGGACCATGGGGATCAACCCGATAATATCGGTTTCACTTACCACTCACTATATGGACATGCTGATATCCTTTTACTGTTGGATTTCAAAAGGCTGATTTCTGCGGAACTGCACATAGATAATTaaatgtttttattaattaagaaGGCCATGCTTTTTACACATATTACATACAGATATTTAGATTATTCGTCCCCGTTTGCTCGGTCCTAACCTTCCCTCTGATAGTAAAAATAGCACTTACGCTCCATTTACACCCGTGAAATGCAATGAAGGGATACAAATAAATCGCGTTGAACTCTTTCAAAGTGAAGATAACCAGAGCATGAcattttagttttgtttttgtGGGGGCAAAGGTTAacaaattttgattcatcaatgCAGAAAAGGAAACCATATAATAATTACTTTCTCGTTTCCCAGCTTCTTCCCTCCAAAGAACAAACGAAAAAACAAGCACAGTATGTGCCAATAATAGCGAGTCACAGGTTTTATTTTAAAACAAGGAAAAAACTGAAAAGGATATGCTAAAATTTTGACCGTTGGTAGAGAGAGAGTACTAATATGTTTGAGAATTGTTTAATTAAGAAATGTCAAGTGGCAAGTGGGTGCAGGCGTGCAGCAACGGTTGGAATACTAATCCTTATTATTATAGTCTATAGTCTATAGAGAGTGCCAAGTATGAAGGGTGAAGGCATGATGAGGtgggtgttggtgttggtgttgacCCTCTCCCTTTGTGGTGTGCCTGTCAGCGCCACAGACCATATTGTGGGAGCCAACCGTGGGTGGAACCCTGGCATTAACTACACTCTTTGGTCCAATAACCAAACTTTCTTCGTGGGCGACCTCATCTGTTAGTATTCACTACTCTCTCTTCatcctcctccttttttttcttgaCTCTTGTTTATTGTATGCATAATTGCATATGGTTTTGACAGCATTTAGGTACCAGAAAACGCAGTACAATGTGTTTGAGGTGAACCAGACTGGCTACGACAACTGCACCACACAAGGGGCCATTGGCAACTGGAGTAGCGGCAAAGACTTCATAACCCTCAAAAAGGCCCAAAGGTACTACTTCATCTGCGGCAATGGTCAATGCTTTAACGGAATGAAGGTCTCCATACTTGTGCATCCcctccctcctcctcctccagcTCATCCTCCTCATGCCTCCGCCCATAAGTCTGCTGCTCCGCGCCTTCATCTTCCCGCTCTGctctcctccctctcttcttTTGTTTGGCTTGCTTGGAATCACATCTAGAGACTTTCTCTCGTTTTGTGTCACTTCACACACACCACttgctttatttatttttcatgtaACGTATACTTCCTTGATTTATGTTTGAAAGCTCTCGGATTTCAAATTGTTGAAAATGATATGCCCTACTAAACCACCCTGTTAATAAGAAAGATATGCAGAATCATTCTATCCCTTGGTGAGGGACAGAATTAGCAATCTATAGTGTGCGTCAATGATGCTGTTTCAATAGTGACTCACTTTAGTCTCTGATTACGACCTCGGTGGTCCATAACCGCGTGGCCAATTCAATAGTGTTAGATTTGTTTGTTAACCATTGTTTTGTCCTAGAAGTGGAACTTTTCATTGTCAATCCAATCAAGCCTTAATTgaccaaaaataaatagataagtaAGGGAGAGTATGTTTATTGCTTGGCCTCAAATTTCATTGATCTTTTTAGTGTGCATAACTGGACATATACTAGAATGATTTAGTTGAACTTCAACTATGCTTTATATGTTGACGAGTAGGGTTAATTTTCTCCTAATataaaagaaagtaagaaaccaGTGGTGTACTGGTGTCATGTTAGGGGAGCCCTTGCAAGACAATTTGATCTCTTGAAAAACAAACTGCAACTAAAAAATAGCCTTCTGCCCTTACCTATTACAATGAAGAGCTAAGCTACCCAATGCTGCAACCGCACACTCACAATTGACAAGGATACATACAATTACAAACAGAGTTTATGCAACTTGTAGGCTCTAGCGAAAACACCACAAATAACTTATCTGATAGATGATATACATACAACATGAATCATTCAGGTTCCATGAACATCACTAAACACCTAAACCTATTCGACAGTGCCCTTCTGTTTTCTCCTTGATCTGCTATATAATCTGGAAGGTGGTGAAGGGGAGAACTCAAATGGAAGTGGCGGAAGATCCATCTCCCCTTTCAAAATTTTAACAACGTCCCCAATATCAGGGCGCAACTCTGGAATTCTTTGCAAGCAAGCAAGCGCCAAGTTGATACAAAGGCTTGCTTGGTCCTTGTTGTAATGTTCCTTCAATTTCTCGTCCACTAGTTCTAAAATGTTACCCGCTTGAGCAAGATGCCTACACCAGCTGATCAAATTAGCTTTCTCAAGCTTCATGGGAGATGCCAGAACATGTAGCGGCCTTCTTCCCGACACAATCACAAGAATCAAAACCCCAAAACTATATATATCGGCCTTCTCCATTAAGAAGCCGCAGCCGCCATACTCTGGAGCCACGTAGCACAGTGTCCCTCTCATGCTGGTTGTGCTGCTGAGCTCGCGGCTGAAAAGATCCCCACTCCACATGTCACTTCCAACGGAATGAGTGCTCTTCTTCTTCCATCCTCTTCTGAAGCTGAACTCCCCATTTTGATCATACTCATTCTGACCACCCTCCTCTCCCAAGTTCTTTCGTTTGCAAAGGTAAAATCTTCTGCCCAGATCAAAATGGGGCACTTTTAAGCCTTTCTTCCACCTGGCTTGAAGACTCTTGAGCTTGCTGCTGCTCTTGCTCAATTCAGCAATGTGCTCTTCTTTCCACCACTCTCGCATCTTCCGCgggttcttcttctttctctcaacGGTGCTTTCCATACCAAAGACCTGCTGTAGCTGGGGTCCGTTTGCATCACTGGCTTCATCCATTGGACCTGATCTTTCCAACTCAGCTTTGTCGGCAACGTTACTCTTTGCATCGACCCAATCTGCGTTGGATGGGCCGATCTGACTCCCTATCCATTCCGTGACATAGTCTCTGCTGCATAATTCACCGCTTCCATCCTGTTTCCACCACCAGTCCTTTCCCCATTGCTTCCCATTTGCCTTGTCATCGTCCGCGAAAGAAGCATGAACTCCAGTTAGGTCCTTGCTATGATCAAGGCTAGAAAACTCATCATCATAAGGAACAAACTTGCCACTCCAATCATCCCCTCCCAAATCAAAAGTAGAGCTTTCCTTGCCTTTAGTATTTACAGTGGTGATTTCAGCTTCGGCGGCAGCAAGATTGGGATTGTAATTAAAAGAATTCAAGTTGAGAGGTCTAACATTGAAGCAGGGCCTGCTAATGCTATTCTTGGAGGAAGAGGAGGCTTGCAAGGCCATAGCGAAATCAACTTCATCAACACTCTGAGTGTGAGTGTGAGTGGGAGTATGAGTGTCGGCAGTTAAGTTACCTGAAAGATCCTGGCTGAACAAGTCGACAGCAAGATCAGGAGGGTCGAGCTTAATCCTGGAGAGGCCGAAGTCGGAGATCTTGGCACGGCAGTCTGCGTCGAGCAGGACATTGCTAGGCTTGACATCGCCGTGTATGACGGGCGGATCACATCCAAGGTGCAAGAACTCGAGAGCCCTGGCAACATCGAGGATAATGGAGAACCTTCTGTCCCAAGTCAAGGTGACATCTGCATCTGCATCTCCAAAGAGGGACTCCTGGAGGCTTCTGTTGGGCATGTACTCATACACCAACACCCTCTTGTTCCTTTCCACACAGTAGCCCAGCAGGGTCACCAAGAAGGGTGACCTCAGCCCTCCCAGAACCTGCACCTCATTCTGGAACTCTCTCTCTGCCTGCACCGTCATGGAGTCCAACCGCTTTATGGCAATCAGTTTCCCGTCCCTCAGTATTCCCCTGAACACAGTGCCCGACCCACCCTTCCCTATCACGTTGCACCTGTCAAAGCCGTTGCTCGCTTGCTTCAGGTCTTTGTAGGAGAACCTCTGCAGCTTCAACGGAGCACTTGCGTCGAACGGGATGGTTTTTGCTCCTCTGTGCACCACAGACTGCCACAAATGGTAAAGGAAGTAAAGCACAGAGCACAGGATCACAGCACAAGCTGAAATGGACAGTGCAAGGAACACGCCCTTGCTCTTTGCCCTGCTAACACTTGCTGGCAACGCTCTTGAAGGCATGGCGATGAATGATGAGGCAGATGAGCATTCTcgtgtttttttattattattattattattgttcctcttttgttttcttttcaatggGTATCCAAAGTGGATCGCTTGCTTTACGATTAGATAATCATCACTCCTCTGGCCTCAGGTCTGCCTCGGGCCTCAGGGGACGAGACCAACTCTATTCTACTTGATTTGTGctttcttttctaattttcttttttgtataTTGATTAATATCTATGGCTGTGGAAACTGGAAAgtgaagtgagagatagaacaaaAGGGAGGAATGCATGGGACCCGACCTGAGGTACTTTTGACTAAAAAGATAGCTATGCATCCAAAGTCATACATTACTTACACCAGGACCAAGGTAGGAAACCACGCCCTAAACTAAATACAAATGAATTATAATGTTGCAACGGGATTACTTCATTTATTAATAAAATCAAAGTGTTTTTAAACTGTTCAGGATTATGTCTCgtgattatttattttaaattaacatATCCTTTGCTTAAATCATGGGAGGTCTGCACAGTAAGGCGTAGCATAAACAACAAATCACTTTGTCTTGCGCGCAATCACTAGACATGAGCGCTCCTTAGAATgtagtgatttttttttatatggaagAAATATTGGTGTTTTTTTGGGAAATGGGATTATTTGGTGTAATTACATATGGATGAATTTTGTAGGTAAAAAGGTCAACACGTGGGGGCGTGTTGGACACGTGGCAGCATCCTGGCCAACACGTGGGGGCGTGGTGCAACACGTGGCAGCATATTGACCAACACGTGGGGGCGTGTTGAATGAGTTCCACAATACTGTAATAcacttcaaatatcaatattcaaccaaAACACCATCTCCatttccatattaaaaataatttctgtagAAAAAATATACTGCCCCTtttttattccctttttctttttttgggacCGATTATTCCTTCTTGTTTCACTCTCCATAACCATACCTGTGACCTGTGGCATGGACATGGTTGGATGGATATCATAACTTCTTGTCTTCCATTATTCTCTCCCATTGGAGCTCCGGTCCCATGTTGCACTATAATACACCACAATACATACTCACTGTTCGCGATATCCTTATTATTTAGGTCACAGTTGAAGATATATATCATATCATTACGTTTCATATGTATTAGATAATAGAAGACTTGCGGAATAAACACGTTTTTATATTGTCGCACGTGTTTTTGTCCCGGGCACATCCGGCTTCTAATGAAATTTCACACGACGAACAAAAGACTTTGCCAATGTCATCTTCGGCCATGCGCTCCATGACATGTTTGTTACTTGAGAGCGAAGTTAGTTATTATTTCTAAAGAATGCaatcttgtttttttttctcttggGTATTCCTATACTTGTTCACACCCCCTCTTTCCCACCAATTTTCATTTCTTGTCATGAAACATCATTTAGAGAGTTGTTATCTATATCAAAACAATTCGCGGCAGAAAAGGGGgcggagaaaaagaaaaataagttatGTTGGAATATCCTTAGAGAATAGTTATTGTTTTTTCATCGTTGCATGCTACAAATATTCCTTTAATCTTTGAGGCTCTACTTTCCGGTTTCGAGAGATCATTGTTCATTGGGATAACACAAACAGCTAAGCAACGaacaaataaagtaagaaagtAGGTTTTAATTAGGGTGGTGTGATCAGTGCTCTGTGGCGTCCACTTTGTGGAGGGCCAAACCAAAAGGAATGATCTGCATATACAGCATGCCACATGTCTCACTAAAGGTAAGTGCACATATTAGCTGTCTTAAGGGGGAATGTTGTTATTGCGCATTGCGATGAGCATGCACTCAACAAAAGACACTCTAATTTAAGGATAAGTCTAGGAccaatatttttattgaaatttggccagcacttaactataaaaaaaaataattaatcttaCATCATTAGATCTCATTTCACATCATTGAAAATATTAATAATGACTAATTGATAGTTAAACATCACAAATTCTGCTAGCCCCCTAACACTCttcttaatttaattacttttgagTGCTTCAACACTTGCACATATAATAATATtaagtatatattaaaattaattattaaaattaatttattaattatcaaGAATACATATTTAAATCGTCATGGAGTGTAAAATGTTTATGTAAAAATTGACTATTATCATAATTTTTTATAGGATATAGAGATTTATGTCAACATTAACTATTGTTAAAGGGTGTaataatttacatattttttttgtttttttttctcttttcactaTCTTGTACTATCATTTATTATACCTATCATCTTATGATAGTAGTTAATTTTTAAGTAAATCTCTAATTTCTACCAATTTATGATGGTAATTAGATTTCACataaacttttatttttatagtggtttatgtataaattttaaaatttttacattCTGTAATTATTTATATNNNNNNNNNNNNNNNNNNNNNNNNNNNNNNNNNNNNNNNNNNNNNNNNNNNNNNNNNNNNNNNNNNNNNNNNNNNNNNNNNNNNNNNNNNNNNNNNNNNNNNNNNNNNNNNNNNNNNNNNNNNNNNNNNNNNNNNNNNNNNNNNNNNNNNNNNNNNNNNNNNNNNNNNNNNNNNNNNNNNNNNNNNNNNNNNNNNNNNNNNNNNNNNNNNNNNNNNNNNNNNNNNNNNNNNNNNNNNNNNNNNNNNNNNNNNNNNNNNNNNNNNNNNNNNNNNNNNNNNNNNNNNNNNNNNNNNNNNNNNNNNNNNNNNNNNNNNNNNNNNNNNNNNNNNNNNNNNNNNNNNNNNNNNNNNNNNNNNNNNNNNNNNNNNNNNNNNNNNNNNNNNNNNNNNNNNNNNNNNNNNNNNNNNNNNNNNNNNNNNNNNNNNNNNNNNNNNNNNNNNNNNNNNNNNNNNNNNNNNNNNNNNNNNNNNNNNNNNNNNNNNNNNNNNNNNNNNNNNNNNNNNNNNNNNNNNNNNNNNNNNNNNNNNNNNNNNNNNNNNNNNNNNNNNNNNNNNNNNNNNNNNNNNNNNNNNNNNNNNNNNNNNNNNNNNNNNNNNNNNNNNNNNNNNNNNNNNNNNNNNNNNNNNNNNNNNNNNNNNNNNNNNNNNNNNNNNNNNNNNNNNNNNNNNNNNNNNNNNNNNNNNNagaaagataaaaaaaaaaaaaagacatactTTTTGAACCTAAGAAAATAATCATCAACTAATACACATGTATACTGATTTAGTTACCAAACAGgaacaataataaaattaattagttattaacgTTGTTCATCTATGCATGATGTGTATTTTAGTTCAACCTTGATCTACCTTATTCATTTAATTTGCTGACTGATGCTTTAACAGTTGCTTTCTTGGTAGTTAGTCCCCCTCTCTTCCTCTCCCCAACCAGAAAACATAATATATTCTTtagtttgttaatttttttattaaaataataaatgtaaTAAATTTTGGATATACTGGAATTATTTTATCCACTTCACGAAAATGATCAAGTACCAGCAAGTTATTTACGTTTTCCACGTGTTTATACTTAAATTTTGGTCACGTATTGTTT from Arachis ipaensis cultivar K30076 chromosome B09, Araip1.1, whole genome shotgun sequence includes these protein-coding regions:
- the LOC107617646 gene encoding chaperone protein dnaJ 8, chloroplastic — protein: MAVAGVIGGNSWSWMQLGFQERKQKRLEICCSSSSSSLTDCYKTLRVQPGASQSEVKKAFRQLALQYHPDVCRGSKCGVQFHQINQAYDVVMSNLRGESNEMEMEMHEACEDDAGIDEAMRGMNDPDWDLWEEWMGWEGAGIRDYSSHINPYI
- the LOC107617645 gene encoding lamin-like protein: MKGEGMMRWVLVLVLTLSLCGVPVSATDHIVGANRGWNPGINYTLWSNNQTFFVGDLISFRYQKTQYNVFEVNQTGYDNCTTQGAIGNWSSGKDFITLKKAQRYYFICGNGQCFNGMKVSILVHPLPPPPPAHPPHASAHKSAAPRLHLPALLSSLSSFVWLAWNHI
- the LOC107617643 gene encoding putative receptor-like protein kinase At1g80870, producing the protein MPSRALPASVSRAKSKGVFLALSISACAVILCSVLYFLYHLWQSVVHRGAKTIPFDASAPLKLQRFSYKDLKQASNGFDRCNVIGKGGSGTVFRGILRDGKLIAIKRLDSMTVQAEREFQNEVQVLGGLRSPFLVTLLGYCVERNKRVLVYEYMPNRSLQESLFGDADADVTLTWDRRFSIILDVARALEFLHLGCDPPVIHGDVKPSNVLLDADCRAKISDFGLSRIKLDPPDLAVDLFSQDLSGNLTADTHTPTHTHTQSVDEVDFAMALQASSSSKNSISRPCFNVRPLNLNSFNYNPNLAAAEAEITTVNTKGKESSTFDLGGDDWSGKFVPYDDEFSSLDHSKDLTGVHASFADDDKANGKQWGKDWWWKQDGSGELCSRDYVTEWIGSQIGPSNADWVDAKSNVADKAELERSGPMDEASDANGPQLQQVFGMESTVERKKKNPRKMREWWKEEHIAELSKSSSKLKSLQARWKKGLKVPHFDLGRRFYLCKRKNLGEEGGQNEYDQNGEFSFRRGWKKKSTHSVGSDMWSGDLFSRELSSTTSMRGTLCYVAPEYGGCGFLMEKADIYSFGVLILVIVSGRRPLHVLASPMKLEKANLISWCRHLAQAGNILELVDEKLKEHYNKDQASLCINLALACLQRIPELRPDIGDVVKILKGEMDLPPLPFEFSPSPPSRLYSRSRRKQKGTVE